Below is a genomic region from Penaeus vannamei isolate JL-2024 chromosome 18, ASM4276789v1, whole genome shotgun sequence.
gtgggagcatcaagacccacaaggaaaGTAACCCTGTGAGAtccatcaccaacgggaccggaagtgctccacaccgtctggctaagaaactcgcagctcctctatcagccgccctaaactccgtcagcggttgccatctatcgaacacctcggatatgatggccaaattgcaaggtgtcggcatgaagtgcaaaaagctcgtcagcttcgatgtcaagtcgctgtttacgaacgtgccaatcgacggggccatcaaagctgcacaacgagcattgagaagaatggaccaggacgaactaccactacagataaacgactacatcgaactcatccgaCTCTGCATGGAGTTTGGCCCattcgaattcagaggacgcgagtacgaacagatccagggacttgttgggttcaccactttcagcagtccttgcccagctgttcatggaaaccctcgaggccgaccattaccgcaacatcgtgggaaggaacgtggtctggctccgcaacgtggacgacatcctcgctgtagtaccaactaggacgaacctgcctgatctcctccatagactcaatgcagtgcacccctccatccagttcaccacagaagaagagagggatgaacaactccctttcctggacaccatgatccacaggagacctaatggaccggtattttcagtatacagaaaacccacaaagaaagatgatttcattcactatttttctgcccatagtaagagaaccaaagaaggtgtggtcattggtttcttcctccgggccctcagaatatgcagccctgagttcttggaggatgagatgaaacacgtctgcaacaccttccaacacctccactatccccgctccatgctcacccacctccgacgcaaggccgagaagatcatgagcaagccgagaggtgaggacacacaaagtagaactcagaggataaccaTCCCCCaatcggaattgactgagcacctgcaggccctaaTGGGCCATACTTTCAGGATAgttacgtcttcaggcaagaagatcggagacatcgtgagagaaaagaggtcaaaccataacagacccctcagccaggtgtatagcataccttgtgggggctgtgctaaggtatacataggcgagacatcacgaggactgcacgaacgaatcagtcaacaccgcagcgctctccgacgccatgacacgagaagcgccttcgttgttcacgcagacaccgatggtcacctcccgaagtggtcccaggcctccatcataaagcaaggcctggccccacgacaaaggaagatggtagaagcggcgttcattcatacaactaacaacatcaacaccgctacggggagccatgaactagccaaggtcgtcgctcacctaattaccgacgtgacctgatcacccagtaattgtatatatatatactccgctatgtacctcatgtagcatatgccctgacgaagcaatagtgaaaaggccttcggcatattcgtgtgttttcttgcccttcccttcgttgttcctattgcaatctgttcaacatgaatttcacACATGTTTAATTATCCGTTCGCGTGCACAGACGATCACACATGTCCAGTAAGTCTTCATAATGGCtttgtacacacagacagacacacatatatatactaacaagCAGTCAACTACCTTCACAAATTCAATTTAAATTTGCGAAGGTTAATCTAGTAAGGAAAGGCAGAGTTGAATCTGTCGTCTGGCAGCCCCGTTTCCCTCGCCGTCGTTGCGTAGAGAACGTAGGCCTTTACaggaatatacacacagacgaacgcacacgaacacaaattTATACAGCGAACACAATCCAGTCACGTTATCTTATCCATGCCACTATGAGAATGTTTAGTTTTATATGCAGTACACTTTTGATACTTCGTACTTATTGTGTGCATCGCTAGAGGTTCTGCCATAATCCTGTGTGTTTCTTTACTCATAGTTAGTGAAGGAAACTGATTTTCTTGCCAACTGGAGTGCACTGTTTAACAAGCGATTTTCCAGCACGAGGAATGAGCTTGATACATTCGCAAAATAGAGTAGAACTATAATTGAAAATTAAGGTGGGGAATATAGACATAGATTCAATGATAGGGCTGACGAAAATAGAATTTAAAGGTGTAGTTGGCTTCCCTGACAACAAACTTTCTAATTGAGTTTCCAACGAACCATTAATATACACGTTTTTCATCCCAAGTACACAATGTAAATAAACTAAACATTCTCATAGTGACATGGGTAACGATCTAGCCATTGTTCCCAAATCGTTGAGTACGAATAAAACCCATTTTGGAGCAGGTGTAGAATGCATCAAAATGTCTGTGGTTCCTTTCGACATCCGAGGAGCACTTGGCAACAGCTGGGAGGGCAACACACGGCTTAACAAGAGCGCTAAACTTCTAGGCCGTTTTCGTCCAAGGTTTTCGACAGGAATAGAAAAGGGGAATGTATCATTTAGAAGCAAGTCCGATACAGTAgggtatttctttctgtcttatccttatcctcatgttTTCCGTGATGCAATGATTAGAAatactggtgatggtgatgatgatgattgtaagaatgataatagtaataccctTGCGATACCAATAAAACGACAGTGTTGTTGAGTaggtttatataagtacttatatagaccttggccaaggcgataccaataccaatacaAAAGTATCGATCGATACGTATCGCCGATACATGTATCGAGATACTGACCatctctgtatttatgtatatatgtatatatgaacacaaacacaaacacagtaacgtgtacacaaaaatgtgaTCCATTtcgggttttgtctgaagaggaactcgtgaagagttcgaaacgctacgatcattttcaattttcatagtggctattttcatttccatatatgtatatatatatataggtatacatatacatatatatatgtatatatatatatatttatatatatatatagtgcatatacacacatacacacacacacacagaaacacacacacacacacacacatacacatacacacacgcacacacacacacacacacacacacacatatatatatatatgtatatatacacatgtatatttatatacatgatatatgtactcacatatatgtatatatatatacatatatatatatatatatatatatatatatatacacacatacacatacacacatacacacacacgcacatattatatatatatatatatatatatatatatatatatatatatatatatatatatacatatatacatatatgtgtgtatgtttgtttgtgtgtgtgtgtgtttgtgaatttatgtatatatgtgtataagaaatTAAACctaaatacgtttatatatatgtatatatatgtgtgtatatatatatatatatatatatatatatatatatatatatatatatatatatatatatatatctgtgtgtgtgtgtgtgtgaatatatatgtatatgtttatatatatgtatgtatatatatatacatatatacatatatatatatatatattctttcttgatctatctttctct
It encodes:
- the LOC113824462 gene encoding uncharacterized protein, yielding METLEADHYRNIVGRNVVWLRNVDDILAVVPTRTNLPDLLHRLNAVHPSIQFTTEEERDEQLPFLDTMIHRRPNGPVFSVYRKPTKKDDFIHYFSAHSKRTKEGVVIGFFLRALRICSPEFLEDEMKHVCNTFQHLHYPRSMLTHLRRKAEKIMSKPRGEDTQSRTQRITIPQSELTEHLQALMGHTFRIVTSSGKKIGDIVREKRSNHNRPLSQVYSIPCGGCAKVYIGETSRGLHERISQHRSALRRHDTRSAFVVHADTDGHLPKWSQASIIKQGLAPRQRKMVEAAFIHTTNNINTATGSHELAKVVAHLITDVT